A single window of Triplophysa rosa linkage group LG2, Trosa_1v2, whole genome shotgun sequence DNA harbors:
- the rnf181 gene encoding E3 ubiquitin-protein ligase RNF181: MASYFDEHDCEPTNPEEQYRQNALLELARSLMQGLDIDSGSFDLSDWDQRLPPPAAKAVVQSLPVVIISPEQADKGLKCPVCLLEFEEQETVREMPCKHLFHTGCILPWLSKTNSCPLCRLELPTDNPDYEEFKKDKERRRQREHRLEDLHGAMYT; encoded by the exons ATGGCCTCATACTTCGATGAGCATGACTGTGAACCTACAAATCCTGAAGAACAGTACCGACAGAATGCATTGCTGGAACTTGCGAG GTCTTTAATGCAGGGCCTCGATATAGACTCAGGTTCATTTGATTTGTCAGACTGGGACCAGCGACTTCCTCCTCCTGCAGCGAAGGCTGTGGTTCAGAGTCTTCCTGTGGTCATTATCTCCCCTGAACAAGCAG ATAAAGGACTGAAGTGTCCAGTGTGTTTATTGGAGTTTGAAGAGCAAGAGACCGTAAGAGAGATGCCGTGTAAGCATCTGTTCCACACGGGGTGTATTCTGCCGTGGCTCAGTAAG ACCAATTCATGTCCCTTGTGTCGACTTGAACTACCCACTGACAATCCAGACTATGAGGAGTTTAAAAAAGATAAG GAACGGAGAAGACAAAGAGAACACAGGCTGGAAGATCTACATGGAGCCATGTATACATGA
- the tmem150aa gene encoding transmembrane protein 150Aa has protein sequence MTAWIILPVSLAAFSITGIWIVYAMAVMNHHVCPVENWSYNVTCTEETAKPGFPKTCCTIQDIPLISKCGSYPPESCLFSLIGNVGAFMVVLVCLLRYAQIIEHRNHCWLNTSGLVSGCTNAVGLVMVGNFQVDHAKTLHYVGAGAAFPAGILFVCLQCVLTYRVAVTALDYWMAHVRVALATGALITLVLSGVFFIHESFVLQHAAAICEWVFTVVILVFYGTFTYEFGTVTTNTMLAGLQRSLSHGSGVLIGDDVQVGALGGGATKGLKSPGGSSTSTHLNCTPENIAML, from the exons ATGACTGCCTGGATCATACTGCCTGTCAGCCTGGCTGCCTTCTCCATCACTGGGATATGGATAGT ATATGCCATGGCTGTAATGAACCACCACGTCTGTCCTGTCGAAAACTG gtcgtaCAACGTGACGTGCACAGAGGAAACGGCCAAGCCAGGCTTCCCGAAAACATGCTGTACCATTCAAGACATCCCCCTCATCAG TAAGTGTGGATCTTACCCTCCGGAGAGCTGTCTGTTCAGTCTCATCGGTAATGTGGGAGCTTTCATGG TGGTTTTGGTGTGTTTGCTTCGCTACGCTCAGATCATCGAGCACAGGAACCACTGCTGGCTCAACACCAGTGGACTGGTGTCTGGATGCACCAATGCTGTGGGACTGGTCATGGTGGGCAACTTCCAG GTGGACCACGCTAAAACACTTCACTACGTAGGTGCGGGCGCTGCCTTCCCAGCAGGCATTCTGTTCGTGTGTTTGCAATGTGTGTTGACGTATCGGGTGGCTGTCACTGCTCTGGACTACTGGATGGCTCACGTGCGTGTGGCACTGGCTACTGGTGCTCTCATCACGCTGGTTCTTA GTGGAGTATTCTTCATCCACGAGAGCTTCGTGTTACAGCACGCAGCAGCCATCTGTGAGTGGGTCTTCACTGTAGTCATCCTTGTATTCTACGGGACTTTCACCTACGAATTTGGCACCGTCACAACCAACACCATGTTGGCCGGCCTCCAGCGGAGCCTCTCTCATGGGTCCGGAGTCCTCATCGGAGACGATGTCCAAGTAGGAGCCCTAGGAGGTGGTGCCACCAAAGGGTTAAAATCCCCAGGAGGAAGTAGTACCTCCACCCATCTGAACTGCACTCCTGAAAACATAGCAATGCTTTAA